CGTGATGCGCGAAGAAGACATCATGGCCGTGGTGCAGAAGTAAGCGCAAGCCGCTACTTTTCCCGGTCATATCCCAGAGAATTCAAGGAGTTAGAAGATGGCAGCTAAAGACGTCGTATTCGGTGATTCCGCCCGTGCCAAGATGGTTGAAGGCGTGAACATTCTCGCGAACGCTGTGAAGGTCACGCTGGGCCCGAAGGGTCGCAACGTTGTGCTGGAACGCAGCTTCGGCGGCCCGACGGTCACCAAGGACGGTGTGTCGGTCGCGAAAGAGATCGAACTGAAAGACAAGCTCCAGAACATGGGCGCGCAAATGGTCAAGGAAGTCGCTTCCAAGACCAGCGACAACGCAGGTGACGGCACCACGACCGCAACGGTCCTGGCTCAGTCGATCGTCCGCGAAGGCATGAAGTACGTCGCATCGGGCATGAACCCGATGGACCTGAAGCGCGGTATCGACAAGGCTGTATTCGCAGCGATCGAAGAACTGCGCAAGATCAGCAAGCCATGCACGACCAACAAGGAAATCGCACAAGTCGGCGCGATTTCGGCAAACAGCGACTCGTCGATCGGCGATCGTATCGCTGAAGCCATGGACAAGGTCGGCAAGGAAGGCGTCATCACCGTCGAAGACGGCAAGTCGCTGCAAGACGAGCTGGACGTTGTCGAAGGTATGCAATTCGACCGCGGCTACCTGTCGCCGTACTTCATCAACAACCCGGACAAGCAGGTTGCCGTGTTGGAGAACCCGTTCGTGCTGCTGCACGACAAGAAGGTGTCGAACATCCGTGATCTGCTGCCGGTTCTGGAACAGGTCGCCAAGGCTGGCCGTCCGCTGCTGATCATCGCGGAAGACGTCGAAGGCGAAGCGCTGGCTACGCTGGTGGTGAACAACATCCGCGGCATTCTGAAGACCGTTGCTGTCAAGGCTCCGGGCTTCGGCGATCGTCGTAAGGCCATGCTGGAAGACATCGCGATCCTGACCGGCGGTCAGGTCATCGCTGAAGAAACCGGCCTGACGCTCGAAAAGGCAACGCTGGCCGAACTGGGTCAAGCAAAGCGTATCGAAGTGGCCAAGGAAAACACCACGATCATCGACGGCGCAGGCGAAGCGGCCAACATCGAAGCACGTGTGAAGCAGGTTCGCACGCAAATCGAAGAAGCTACGTCGGACTACGACCGTGAAAAGCTGCAGGAACGCGTTGCCAAGCTGGCAGGCGGTGTTGCAGTGATCAAGGTCGGCGCTGCCACCGAAGTTGAAATGAAGGAAAAGAAGGCACGTGTCGAAGACGCACTGCACGCAACGCGCGCAGCTGTGGAAGAAGGCATCGTTGCTGGCGGCGGCGTCGCGCTGATCCGCGCACGTACGGCTATCGCTGGTCTGAAGGGCGCTAACGCCGATCAGGACGCAGGTATCAAGATCGTGCTGCGCGCAATGGAAGAGCCGCTGCGTCAGATCGTCACGAACGGTGGCGAAGAAGCCAGCGTCGTGGTGGCAGCAGTTGCTGCTGGTCAGGGCAACTACGGCTACAACGCAGCAACCGGCGAGTACGTCGACCTGGTCGACGCTGGTGTTGTCGACCCGACGAAGGTGACGCGCACGGCGCTGCAAAACGCAGCTTCGGTGGCAGGTCTCCTGCTGACGACCGACGCAGCTGTTTGCGAACTGCCGAAGGAAGATGCACCGATGGCCGGCGGCATGCCCGGCGGCATGGGCGGCATGGGCATGGACATGTAATTCCGGGTTGGGCCTCATTGCGAGGCTCGCGAGGGAAGACATGGGGAAGTGCGCTGAAAGGCGTGCTTCCCAAAGAAAAAACCCGCAGACATTGCGGGTTTTTTTGTGGGCGCTCGCCGCAGGCTGAAGCGCCCGGATCAGAAGGCGCGGCCGGCACTCCTGCGGCCGGCGCACCTCGTGCAAGCTCTCAGTGCCGCGCTTCGCCTGGCGCTGCGTCCTTGCCCGCCGCCGGCGGCGTTTCGTCGTCGCTGCTGCGCGCCCAGAAGAACCGGTCTGGCATATACGCGCCCATGCCCGGCCGGAACGCGTTACGCACGGCCTGATACAGATATTCCTGCGCCTCGCGCACGGCTTCAGCCGGATCCTGGCCGTTGGCCAGCAACGCGGCGATAGCCGACCCCAGCGTATCCGTCAGCCCCATGATCCGATGGCTGCCACGGTCCCACATGTCCTGGCGCAACTGGCCGTCTTCGCTGAACAGCGTGTTGACATGCCGGTGCGTGCCGGTTTCCGTTGACAGAATATATTCGCAGCCTTGCGACAGCAGATGCGAGATGGCGGCGTCGAGGCTCGGCGCTTCGGCGTCGCCGTCCGGTTGGGCGAGCGCGAGCAGCGTGGTCGCGTCGGCGACCAGCAGGGTGGTTTGCGGCGCGAGCAGATCGGCGATCGCTTCGCGCAGTTCGTCGGCGGAGAGCACGTGCTCGTCGTCGAGCGTGAAGTCGGGGGCGAGAATCAACGGGATGTCGTCGTAATCGGCCACGACCTCGGCAATCGCACTCACGACTTCCGCGCGCGTGCAGGCGCCCACTTTGAACGCGGCGATCGGCATGTCTTCGAGCAGCATCCGGGCCTGGGTCGCGACCACTTCGGGGTCGAGGCCGGTGACTTCGTCGCAGCTCGCCGAGTCTCGCACGGTGTAGCCCGTGAGCACGGAAACCCCGTGGCAGCCCATGCTGGCAAGGGTCATCAGGTCGGCTTGCAGGCCGGAGCCGCCGGTGGGATCGGAAAGGCCGAAGGTGAGGACGATCGGAGGCGTGTCGCTGGGCATGAAGATTGACTAAAAGAGGCTGAATTTGGGCGCAGAGGGTGCGCAATCGGCTCAATTATGCGGCCTAAACTGCCGCTGGGGCGTTTTTTTCGCATCCCGCCACGCATTGCGGTGGACAGGCGGCGGCCGGGCGCGGCATCGCGCCGCGATCGCTGTGACGGCCGCCGCAAACGGCATGGCCAAAGGCCGTCGCAGGCTACGATTGCGCGTTTCTGACTGCTAGGCATTAGGGCGGCAACACGGTACCATCATGGCTCCCGTTTCCACGGACTCTACGACGCGACACAAGAATGGAATATCAAAGCTGGATGTGCCTGATTTGCGGCTGGATTTACGACGAAGAAGCCGGTTTGCCGGAGGAGGGCATTGCGCCGGGCACCCGCTGGGAAGACGTTCCCATCAACTGGACCTGTCCGGAGTGCGGCGCGCGTAAGGAAGACTTCGAGATGGTCCAGATCTGAAGCGCGGAGGGCGGCCGGCATGCCGGTCCGGGGCTCGTGCCGCGTACCCAGGCGCGGCGTCGGCACGGTGTTTCGCGGCCGGCGTGGCGCGCCGGACCGAATGCGCCGGGTACGCTCCGGGTTCTGCCCCGATGTGTCCACGCGGAACATCCTCGCTCGCGCTGTGTCGCAACGTTAGTCTGTCATTGTCCTGTCGCCGGTTCGCGCGTTAGCCGATCAGTTGGCGCGCGTCGCGAAGCGACGGCCCGTCAGCTTCGTGTCGTCTGCCCATGACCCTTCGATCCGCTGCACCCGTTTCCTTCGATGCCTTGCCGAATCCGCGCGGCGGCGCTGTCCGTCCCGCCGAACTCGCGTTGGCCGAGGCGTTGCTGGCGTTCGAACAGCACAGTGAGAGCACCTCGGCGCTGCTGCGTGCGTCACATGCATTGCGCGGAGCCGGCTGGCTGAGCGCGCAGCGCTTTGCCGACGCGCTGGTGCGGCTCTCGCCGCTCGCGGCGGGCGACCCGGCCGAGGCGGCAAGCGCGCGGCCTGTGTTCGGCGCGGCTTTGCGCGACTTCCGCGCCGCGCTCGAGCGTCACAATCTGCGCGAGCTGTCCTGCTCGCCCGTGCTGTTCGATCATTACCGGGCGCTCTGCGGGCATTTGTCCGAGCACACACCCGGTTCCACCGTCGCGTTCGAAGATCTCGCGCTGACCGCGCGGCCGGTGCCGCCGGTGTCGCTGCATGCGAGGTCCGCCGACCAGTTGGCTCATCTGCGCGCACGCTATGAGCGTGCATTGTTGCCGGTGCTGCGCTCGCAGGCCGATACCGGCAGCGCGGTGGCGCTCGCCGTCACCAACGCGGCGCTTGACGAACTGGACGCCGTTTCCAGCGAACTTGCCGGCCCGGATCCCTACGATTTCTGGCGCCTCGCCAAGGCCTGCGGCAAGGCTTTGCGGGCCGGCGGCCGCGCCGCGGGTGAAACCGACGCGCGGCGTTTCTATGCCCGTTGCAACCTCGCGCTGGCCGACCACGCGCGCGGGATCGAGCTTGCGCCGCGCTCTCTCGTGCGTGCAACGTTGGCGCTGCTGTGGCGCGATTACGCCCTGTTCGGCGCCGCCGCGGAAGATGCCGATCAGGTGGAACTGCTGCACGACTACGGCTTGACGGTCGACTGGCACGTTGCGGGTACCCAGGCATCGGAAATGCTTTGGGAAGCGGGAGCGTTGCAGGCCCAGGCCGTCAGCGCTACTCGCGGCGCACTGACGCGCGAATTGGGCGTGCTGACCGTCAATGCGAACGCGTACGAAGATTTCCTGCAGACGGCGGACGCCTCGATCGGCGCGTTGACCGAGCATGCCCGTGCGGCCGACCAGCCTGAGAAAGCCGATCCCAGCGAAGCACTGCAAGCGGGCGACGCCGCCTACCGGCTCGGCTCCGCCGCGTGCGCGCTGGGCCTCGGCCACGTTGCGCTGCTGGCCGACGCGCTGGGCCTCGCGTGGCGGCGTCGCGCGCATGCCGGCGTGTCGACGCCGGCGGTGCGCGCGCATGTGATCGTGGGCGCACCGGCGGCGAGCACGCTCGAACAGGCCGCAGAGGCCTTGCGTGCCACGCTGCACAAAGTCGCCGCGGGCGTCGCGCCGCCCGGCGGCAACGCCGCGCTGGCAGCGTTGACCCGTTCGATCGAACAGGGCGGCGCATAAGCGGCATTCGCGCGAGGCGGCCGTTCGCCGAACCCTGCGTGGGCCGCGGGTGGGCCGCGTATGAGCCGCACGTGACCCGTATCTGAGCCGGCGGCAACGGACTGCCATCACACAACCCGGGCGGCCCGCAACAGCCGTGCCGCAAAACAGCGCGAACCCGCACGGTGGCGAGCGCCCGCGTGCGTGATAGAGTGCAACTTGATTCGCCGTCGATGGCTCGCGGCTCGCTTCATGGCACACATCGCGGTTCCACGCTCAAAGCCCCGCCATCCTGCATCGTCTTTGCTAAAATCCGAACTATGTCCAAGAGTACCGATCGCATCAATCTGACCAACCAGTTCCTGATCGCCATGCCGAACATGGCGGATCCGACGTTTTCAGGAACGGTGGTCTACCTTTGCGATCACAGTGAGCGCGGCGCGCTCGGCCTCGTGATCAACCGGCCGACCGATATCGACCTGCAAGCGCTCTTCAGTCGCATCGATCTCAAGCTCGAGATCGAACCCCTTCTCCATGTGCCCGTATATTTCGGCGGCCCGGTGCAAACCGAGCGCGGCTTCGTGCTGCACGATCCGAAAGACGGCAACGCGTACACCTCGTCCATGTCGGTGCCGGGCGGTCTCGAAATGACCACGTCGAAAGACGTGCTCGAAGCCGTGGCGAGCGGCACGGGGCCCGAACGTTTCCTGCTCACGCTCGGCCATGCCGGTTGGGGCGCGGGGCAGCTCGAAGAAGAAATCTCGAAAAACGGCTGGCTGACGGTCGAAGCCGACCCGAAAATCGTTTTCGACGTGCCAGCCGAAGAGCGTCTCGAAGCGGCCTTGGCGCTTCTCGGCATCAACCTGTCGATGCTCTCGGGCGAAGCAGGTCACGCATGAGCCTGGCGGCCGGACGTGAGGCGACGCTGCTTGCGTTCGACTATGGTGAAAAACGCATTGGTGTGGCGGTCGGCAATTCGCTGACGCGTAGCGCGCGGCCGCTCGTGATCGTGCAGAACCGCAGCCGCGAATACCGGTTCGAGGCGGTCGGCAAGCTGATCGTCGAGTGGAAACCGAACGCGCTGGTGGTCGGCTTGCCGATGCATCCGGACGGCACGCCGCACGAAATGACGCAACTCGCGAAGCGCTTCGGCAATCAGCTGAACGGCCGCTTCAATCTCCCGGTCACGTGGATCGACGAACGCTATTCGTCGGTCGAGGCGAAGGCGGAGATCCGCGCCGGCAACGGCCGCGCCGACATGCTCGACGCCGAAGCCGCCAGCATCATCCTCCAGCAATATCTAGACGGACTTTCCGACGATCATGAGTTCCATTGACGCCGAAGCGCTCTATCGCGCGTTGTTCGACCAGATTCGCGCGGTATATGGCGACAGGCTCGGCGCCGCGCAGGACGGCAACGAAGGCGCCGTGCTGGCCGGCATCTACAGCGGCGGCGCGTGGCTCGCCGAACGGCTGGCGCGCGACCTGAACCTGCCGGGCTTCGGCGTGGTGAACGTGGCGCTGCATCGTGACGACTACGCGAAGAAAGGTCTGCACTCGCAGGCGAGCCCGACCTCGCTGCCGTTTTCGGTCGACGGCCGCCGTATCGTGCTGGTCGACGACGTGCTGTACACCGGCCGCACGATTCGCGCGGCGGTGAACGAACTGTACGACTACGGCCGCCCGGCATCGGTCGATCTGGCGGTGCTCGCCGATCGCGGCGGGCGCGAATTGCCGGTGGCGGCACGCTTTGTCGGCGGCGTGGTGGACATTCCCGCTGACGCCACGCTCGTGCTGGCCCGCACCGGAAGCAGTGAGGCGGACGGCACGCCCGGTTCGCAGCGTTTCACTTTTCACACTGAAGCACGCGTCGATTGAGCGCGGCGATATGCGCGAGGCGCATATCGCGCCCGCTCCGCGATTGGCGCGTCGGCATCGGCATCACATCGAGCCGTCAAGCGCCGCGCGAAAAAGATTGGTCGAGCCGGTCACCGCAACGTCGCGCGAATGCCGGCCCGGCATCGTCACACGCCGTCAGCATCGACACCGGTCACGTTGAAGCCCGTATTTGAAGCAGGTACATCCATGAACACCGCCACCCAGGCTCCCAAGGATTCCGCCGATAGCGCCGCCGAGCGCTTCCGTTATGGCTTCCTGAAGGGCAACCCGCAGCTCACGAAAAACGGCGAGCTGAAACATCTGTTGTCGATCGAGGGTTTGCCGAAGGCGATCGTCAATCACATTCTCGACACCGCCGACCAGTTCGTCAGCGTGACCGATCGCGAAGTGAAGAAGGTGCCGCTGCTGCGCGGCAAGTCGGTATTCAACCTGTTCTTCGAGAACTCGACGCGCACCCGCACCACTTTCGAGATTGCCGCGACGCGTTTGTCTGCGGACGTGCTCAATCTGAACATCAACGCGTCGTCGACCAGCAAGGGCGAATCGCTGCTCGACACGATCAACAACCTCTCGGCGATGCACGCCGACATGTTCGTCGTGCGCCATGCATCGAGCGGGGCGCCTTATCTGATCGCCCAGCATTGCGCGCCGCACGTGCACGTGATCAATGCCGGCGACGGCCGTCATGCGCACCCCACGCAGGGGCTGCTCGACATGTACACGATCCGCCACTACAAGAAGGACTTCACGAAGCTGCGCGTGGCGATCGTCGGCGATATTCTGCATTCGCGGGTCGCGCGCTCGGACATCCATGCGCTGACCACGCTCGGCGTGCCGGAAGTGCGCGCGATCGGTCCGCGCACGCTGCTGCCGGGCGGCCTCGAACAGATGGGCGTACGCGTGTTCCACAATCTCGACGAAGGCCTGAAGGACGTCGACGTGATCATCATGCTGCGTCTGCAGAACGAACGGATGAGCGGCGCGTTGCTGCCGTCGGCGCAGGAGTACTTCAAGAGCTGGGGCTTGACGCCTGAGCGTCTCGCGCTCGCCGCGCCCGATGCGATCGTGATGCACCCAGGCCCGATGAATCGCGGCGTCGAAATCGATTCGCAGGTGGCCGATGGTCCGCAGTCGGTGATTCTGAACCAGGTGACGTTCGGTATCGCGGTGCGCATGGCGGTGATGGGGATCGTGGCGGGCAATCACGACTGATCTCTCAGGCAGCAGAGCGGCGTCACGCGACAAGCGGCACACGGCGCCGCGAAAGCACAGTACGAACGCGCGGCATGGCACGCGCAACGTAGCTGAACACTAGGCTGAACATAAGGCAGCGCATGAAGATTCATATTCAAGGCGGCACGCTGATCGATCCGGCAGCGGGCACCGAACAGCAGCAGGACATTTTTATCGCAGCGGGCAAGATTGCGGCCATCGGCAACGCGCCTGCGGATTTCAACGCGGCGAAGACCATCGACGCCCAAGGCCTCTGTGTCATGCCGGGTCTGGTCGATCTGTCCGCGCGTTTGCGCGAGCCGGGCTATGAACACAAGGCGACGCTCGAGTCCGAAATGGCCGCGGCGCTCGCCGGCGGCGTGACGAGCCTCGTCTGTCCGCCGGACACCGATCCGACGCTCGATGAACCCGGCCTCGTCGAGATGCTCAAGTTCCGCGCGCGCAATCTGAACCAGGCGCATGTGTATCCGCTCGGCGCGCTGACGGTCGGCCTCAAAGGGCAGGTCATCACCGAGATGGTCGAGTTGACCGAGGCGGGTTGCATCGGCTTTTCGCAGGCCGACGTGCCGGTGGTCGATACACAGGTGCTGCTGCGCGCGCTGCAATACGCGAAGACCTATGGCTATACCGTGTGGCTGCGTCCGGTGGACGCGTATCTCGGCAAGGGTGGCGTGGCCGCGAGCGGCGCGCTGGCGTCGCGGCTCGGGCTGTCGGGCGTGCCGGTGTCGGCGGAAACCATCGCACTGCACACCATCTTCGAACTGGTGCGCGTGACCGGCGCGCGGGTGCATCTGTCGCACGTTTCGTCGGCGGCGGGCATTGCGCTGATGCGCGCGGCGAAGGCCGAGGGCCTGCCGGTATCGTGCGACGTCACCGTGAATCACGTGCACCTGATCGACCTGGACATCGGCTACTTCGACGCGCAGTTCCGGCTCGATCCGCCGCTGCGCCAGCAGCGCGATCGCGAAGCGATCCGCGCGGGTCTCGTCGACGGCACGATCGACGCGATCTGCTCCGACCACACGCCGGTGGACGACGACGAAAAGCTGCTGCCGTTCGCCGAAGCGACGCCCGGCGCGACCGGGCTGGAGCTGTTCCTGTCCTTGACGGTGAAGTGGGCGGACGAAGCGCGCGTGCCGCTCGCCAAGGCGTTGAACCGCATCACCACGGCGCCTGCCGACGTGCTCGAACTGGACGCGGCGGGCCGTATCGCGGTGGACGGCGTGGCCGATCTCTGCGTCTTCGATCGCAACGCGCATTGGCGCGTCGAGCCGCGTGCGCTGAAGAGCCAGGGGCACAACACGCCGTTCCTCGGCTACGAACTGCCGGCGCGTGTGCGTGCGACGATCGTGTCCGGTCACGTTGCATTCGAACAGCGCTGATGGACGCGGCGTTGCCGCGCCTGTTGTCCAGTAAATTGGCCGGCTTGCTGGCCAGCCAGGGAACGCTCCGACCATGAAGCTCGCGTTACGCAAGGCCCGTCTCGTCGTTCATCTGCTGCACGGCATGTGGACCGTGGCGACGCGCTTTCCCAAAGCCAGCGCGGACGTGCGTCACACGCTCAACCGCGAATGGTCGCTGAAAATGCTGCGCCTGTGCGGCATGCGGCTTGTCGTGCATAACGACAGCGCGCGGCTCGATCGCGGCGCGCTGGTGGTCGCCAACCACATCTCGTGGATCGACATCTACGTGATCAACGCGTGGCGTCCCACGCCGTTTGTCTCGAAGGCCGAGATCCGGCAATGGCCGGTGGTCGGCTGGCTCGCGCAGCAACTGGACACGGTGTTCATTCAGCGCGAGAAGCGCAGCGACGCGAAGCGGATCATGCATGAACTGTCCGACCGCCTGGGCGCGGGCGAGTTGATGTGCGTGTTTCCCGAGGGCACCACGTCCAACGGTCTCGCGGTGCTGCCGTTTCACGCGAACATGTTTCAGGCGGCCGTGTCGGCGTCCGTGCCGGTGCAGCCGCTGTGCATCATGTATGAGGACGCGCAGGGCCGGCAATCTACCGCGCCGGCTTATATCGACGATCTGTCGCTCGCCGATTCGCTGAATCTGCTGCTGCGCGGCGGCCCGCTGACCGCGCATGTCTATGTCGGTGCGCCGCTGGCGCCGGGCGCGGACCGGCGTACGCTGGCGGCGGAAGCGGAAGGCGTGATCGTGGCCGCGTTACGGCAGATGCAAAGCGGCACGGCGATTAGCGGTTCGGTCATGGCGGAGCGGGTCGCTACACCCGCGCCTGCGGCGACGCGGAGCGAACCAGCCGAGCAGGTCAACCAGGCCAACCAGGCGGGTCAGGTCGATGAGGTCGATCAGATCGATCAGTCAGGGCGTTCGGCCTAGCGGCCGGCTGGCTTGTTGCGCCTAGTTGCCGCCGCCCGGTGCGCGGCAGTTTTCGCAACCCACCTGCGTCAGCGTGCGTTCCGCGGGGTTTTGCGCAAGACGCACGGCGGACAGTTTTTCGCCCCACACGCAGCCCGAATCGAGGCCGATCAAATTGTCGCGCAAGGTCAAGCCGAGCGCGGCCCAATGGCCGAATACGACCGTGACGTCGGCGGTCTTGCGTGACGGCACATCGAACCACGGCATGCAACCGGGCGGCGCCGCGTTCAGGCCGCCGCTGCTGCTGAAATCCATCACGCCTTCGGCGGTGCAGAAGCGCATTCGAGTCAGCGCGCTGCAGGTCAGGCGCAGGCGCTCGATACCCTTCAGGCCCGGCTTCCAGCGGTTCGGCTCGTTGCCGTACAAACCGGCGAGCGTCTCTTTCCAGTTCGGCGCGCGCAGGGCGCGGTGCAATTCGTCGGCGAGTTCGAGCGTCATGGTCACATCCCACTGCGGCAGAACGCCCGCATGCACCATCAGCATGCCGTTGTCGAAATGCGCGAGCGGACGGTGGCGGACCCAGTCGAGCAGGTCGGCGGCATCCGGCGCGGCGAGAATCTCGTCGATCGTGTCGCCTTTCTTCGACTTGCGAATCCCCGCCGACACCGACAGCAGATGCAGGTCGTGATTGCCCAGCACCGGCACCGCGCGCTCGCCCAGCGCGATCACGTCGCGCAGCGTGGCGAGCGATTCGGCGCCGCGGTTGATCAGGTCGCCCGCGAACCACAGCGGCGTGCCGGCCGGCGGCGCGGCCTTGGCGAGCAGTTGCTGGAACGGCGTGCGGCAGCCTTGCAGATCGCCGAAAGCGAGCGGGACGAGGTGCTGACCGGAAAGAGCGGAAGACGAAGTGGCGGGTGTCATCAAGGAAGTGAGTGCGGTTTGATACACGCTGTTACGCACGAGGCGTGCCGCGTTGGGCGGTGCAGCATACTAGCGTGACATAATAGCCCGTTTGAAGTGCTCATATCGCGTCAGGCGGCGTAAGGCGCCACCGGCAAGCGCCACGGCGAGCGGCGCGCGTGATATTGCGGCACAACACGATGACCCTCGTGAACGGAGAACAGCATGTCGTCTCTTCATGCAAAGCAGCCTATCCGTACGCTCGTTACCGGCGCAAGCGGCTTTACCGGCCGCTATCTGGTCGATAACCTGGTCGGCCGGGGCCACACTGTGATCGAAACGGTCGCCGGGCGCGACGAGCCTGAAACGCCAACCCGCGTGAGGCTCGACATCACGTCGCCGGATGCCTGCCGGCGCGCGATCGAAATCGCGCGCCCCGACTATATTGTCCATCTGGCAGCGATCAGCTTTGTGGGGCATAACGACCCGCTCGACTTTTACCGCGTCAACGTGATCGGCACGCTGAATCTGCTGGAGGCCTGCGCCGCCGTCGGGCATACGCCGCGCAAGCTGCTGATCGCGAGCAGCGCGAACGTCTACGGCAACGTGACGAGCAACGCCATCGACGAGAGCTTTCCGGTCACTCCGGTCAACCATTACGCCGCCAGCAAGGCGGCGATGGAAACGATGGTGCGGACCTGGTTCGACCGGCTGCCGATCCTGATCGTGCGGCCGTTCAACTATACCGGCCGCGGCCAGGCGTCGAACTTCCTCGTGCCGAAGATCGTCGAGCACTTCGCGCGTCGTGAACCGTCGATAGAACTCGGCAATATCGACGTCGCACGCGATTTCTCCGACGTGCGGTATGTGGCGAGTGCTTATGAAGCGCTGCTCGACTCGGAGGCCGCGGCCGAAACCGTCAATGTCTGCACCGGCACGCCTTTCACGTTGCGCGAAATTCTCGCGGCGGCGAGCGATCTGACCGGACATGAACTGAAGATTCAGATCAATCCCGCCTTCGTGCGGCAAACCGACGTGAAAATGCTGGCCGGCTCGCCCGCCAAACTGCGCACGCTCGTGCCGGCCGTCGAGGCGATTCCGTTCATGGATACGCTGCGCTGGATGCTTGCGGCATAAACCCGCATCGGCGGCGATCTGCTGTTCTTTTTGAGCCGTGATGACGCGCGACTTTCGTTCGCGTATAAACAATCGTGTTGCGCCGCGCGCGGGCTACTGGTTTGTTCAGACGTGTGCGGCGTCCGACTCCCGTTCCCCAGGCGCATCGCGCTGATTCAAGCCGCCAGCCGTTCCATCGGTACGACGATTCGTCATGCTTGCGGTCGCTTGTTGCGACATTCGTCGTGAAAGTGACCGTTGAATTACGAGATCGAAACCAAATTTGTCAAGCTGTTTCAAGTTGTTAGGGTTCTAGTTTTTAACCTGGCTCCCTTTATAATCGGGGCTTCATAAGATTGGCGTTTGAGTGTCCGCCTGCTGTGCAAGGGGTGGCGGCGGGCGTCGACAAGATTCCGCACCACAACGCGCGGTAGCAGGTCAGCGGACTATCCGACCTGCGGCCACCATCTAGAAGGGAATTTCATGATTCTGGTAACGGGCGGCGCCGGTTTTATCGGCGCCAATTTCGTGCTCGACTGGCTCAATGCCTCGGACGAAGCGGTACTGAACGTGGACAAGCTGACGTATGCCGGCAATCTGGGTACGCTCAAGTCGCAACAGGGCAACCCGAAACACGTTTTCGTGCGCGCGGACATCTGCGATCGCAGCGCACTCGACGCGTTGTTTGCTGAGCATAAGCCGCGTGCCGTGCTGCACTTTGCCGCGGAAAGCCACGTGGACCGTTCGATTCATGGACCGGCTGATTTCGTGCAAACGAACGTGGTCGGCACCTTCACGCTACTCGAAGCAACCCGTCAGTACTGGAACGCGCTCGGCGAGGCCGACAAGGCCGCGTTCCGCTTCCTGCACGTCTCGACCGACGAAGTATTCGGCTCGCTGTCCTCTACCGACCCGCAGTTCTCCGAAACCACGCCTTATGCGCCGAACAGTCCTTACTCGGCCACCAAGGCGGGTTCCGACCAC
This genomic stretch from Paraburkholderia dioscoreae harbors:
- a CDS encoding dihydroorotase, coding for MKIHIQGGTLIDPAAGTEQQQDIFIAAGKIAAIGNAPADFNAAKTIDAQGLCVMPGLVDLSARLREPGYEHKATLESEMAAALAGGVTSLVCPPDTDPTLDEPGLVEMLKFRARNLNQAHVYPLGALTVGLKGQVITEMVELTEAGCIGFSQADVPVVDTQVLLRALQYAKTYGYTVWLRPVDAYLGKGGVAASGALASRLGLSGVPVSAETIALHTIFELVRVTGARVHLSHVSSAAGIALMRAAKAEGLPVSCDVTVNHVHLIDLDIGYFDAQFRLDPPLRQQRDREAIRAGLVDGTIDAICSDHTPVDDDEKLLPFAEATPGATGLELFLSLTVKWADEARVPLAKALNRITTAPADVLELDAAGRIAVDGVADLCVFDRNAHWRVEPRALKSQGHNTPFLGYELPARVRATIVSGHVAFEQR
- a CDS encoding lysophospholipid acyltransferase family protein; the protein is MKLALRKARLVVHLLHGMWTVATRFPKASADVRHTLNREWSLKMLRLCGMRLVVHNDSARLDRGALVVANHISWIDIYVINAWRPTPFVSKAEIRQWPVVGWLAQQLDTVFIQREKRSDAKRIMHELSDRLGAGELMCVFPEGTTSNGLAVLPFHANMFQAAVSASVPVQPLCIMYEDAQGRQSTAPAYIDDLSLADSLNLLLRGGPLTAHVYVGAPLAPGADRRTLAAEAEGVIVAALRQMQSGTAISGSVMAERVATPAPAATRSEPAEQVNQANQAGQVDEVDQIDQSGRSA
- a CDS encoding symmetrical bis(5'-nucleosyl)-tetraphosphatase, coding for MTPATSSSALSGQHLVPLAFGDLQGCRTPFQQLLAKAAPPAGTPLWFAGDLINRGAESLATLRDVIALGERAVPVLGNHDLHLLSVSAGIRKSKKGDTIDEILAAPDAADLLDWVRHRPLAHFDNGMLMVHAGVLPQWDVTMTLELADELHRALRAPNWKETLAGLYGNEPNRWKPGLKGIERLRLTCSALTRMRFCTAEGVMDFSSSGGLNAAPPGCMPWFDVPSRKTADVTVVFGHWAALGLTLRDNLIGLDSGCVWGEKLSAVRLAQNPAERTLTQVGCENCRAPGGGN
- a CDS encoding GDP-mannose 4,6-dehydratase, whose product is MSSLHAKQPIRTLVTGASGFTGRYLVDNLVGRGHTVIETVAGRDEPETPTRVRLDITSPDACRRAIEIARPDYIVHLAAISFVGHNDPLDFYRVNVIGTLNLLEACAAVGHTPRKLLIASSANVYGNVTSNAIDESFPVTPVNHYAASKAAMETMVRTWFDRLPILIVRPFNYTGRGQASNFLVPKIVEHFARREPSIELGNIDVARDFSDVRYVASAYEALLDSEAAAETVNVCTGTPFTLREILAAASDLTGHELKIQINPAFVRQTDVKMLAGSPAKLRTLVPAVEAIPFMDTLRWMLAA